ttgaggtagtaaaatctGTGGATTTTTAAGTTATCTAGTCTATACTTGGGGATATTGCTACAGTAGCTAAATTTCACTGAACAATAGAAAAAATTTAAGAGTAAATTAAACATTAATAATAGattgactaaaaaaaaattagattctaATTACTGAAACAGTTTGTTCTAGCTCGCAACAACCATAGCTCTTTGCTCATGAATgctaaaccaaataaaatttcttgtATCAATTGCATAAATGACACATATATATGCATAATTATGATGTGTTATGAAATGTAATCGGATATTAACATGTAGTAATAATGAAAGTTGTTCCTCACAATGAAACAATCAACTCATCTAACATGATTAGGGAATAGACAGAGAAATTGTACGGAAAAGCCTATTTCTATTTGTATATAGCTCTAATGAATAATCAATGAAACAATCAACTCATCCAACATTACGAGGGAATTGGCAAAGAAATCGAACGAAAAAgcctatttctatttatatataGCTCTAATGAATAATCAATGAATAAATTTGTAGCCCAATGTTTTGATTTCGGTAAACTGGATCCATGATCCCTTAAATAACCGCAATTACTCGTACTGGCAAATTTTTTCGTTTATTTAATGGATACCGAAAGCGCATATTCCTCCAATAAATCAAATGATCTATATGCTTTTAAAACATTTATGATTTAATTAAAAAGCTTAATGCTTCTTCTTTCATCATCTCTTCGCATGTACTAGGGTATAGGCATGTGGTACCAATGTAAATAGTTTCATTAGATGTGAAATTTGTTGGAGAAACCCAATCACGCAGCGAAAAAGATCaggtttgatggacatacatatccaacaatATCTCAGAACATGAATCATTTGTAAACTCATGTTTGTCTGGATCTGATTATGACAATCACAGTGAATGgaattttctatttataaaCTATTACTGTTATGTACAGAATTAAATCCCATAACAGTGTCTTTAGTCATATCATTAATGTGATATATTGGgaaatgaatcattaatttcACATAATTTCAATTACCAAAAGAAGTACCTCTGCTCATTGGATTTTATTCAATTTGATGAAATCTGAATAGATTAAGGTATTTCATCATTGGTAGTATATAGAATCCAGAGTGGCAGAGATAAAAATctgaagacataaaatatagcTAAGTTCATCTTCTAGAGAGGAATGCAGAATAGGAAAAATGGCTATTCAATGACAAAAAGATAAGAACTCAAAGATACAGATACACCCAGAAATTTCTTTGTCTTCCCCTGTTTTCAACCTTCCATTAAGGGAAGAACTTGCAGTAGCTCCTTATCTATGTTCTAATTATAAAAGCCCATAACACTGGGTTCCCAGTAACAGATTAGATTTGCAGTAGTGTTATCTTCTTCACTTTGTTTGATTTCTATACTCTTTGATGGCTGCCTTTAAAGTAGATTGGTCTGAGCTTCCAAAAGAACTTTTGGGTTCAATCTTACAACGCCTCCCCATCGTCGATAACATCCGTTTCGGAGCTGTCTGTACCTCATGGAACTCTGTTTCATCTGACAAATCATACAGGCCATTAGCACCTCAACTTCCATGGATGATGCTTCCTTACAAAGTAGgccaagaaggaaaagaaacccGCAAGTTCTTGAATCTCGCACACAAGAAAATTTACCAAATGAAGCTACCAAAAGAGATTCGTCATAGTAGATGTGTTGGTTCCTCTTTTGGTTGGCTTGTAATCCTTGATGCATTCTGTTGTGTTCTTCTCATGAACCCTTTTTCTGGTGCCATAATCCATCTCCCACCAACTGAAACCTTACCTGATGTTTTAGGAGTTCATGTATCTGAATCTTCTGGCGAAATTGATCATTATATGATTCGCCGATATGGGCCTAATCGCGAGTGTTCAATCTCTCCTGGAAGATTAAGGGTTGGACTTATGAGTAAGGCAATTGTTACTGCAGATCCTTTGGTTGATAGCAATTATATGGTCATAGCAATTGGGTTCTCTGGTTTGGTTTTCTGTAAAGCAGGAGCTGATTCATGGACCCAATTAGATAGAACAATGATTTCATCCAAAGGTAGTTGTGAAGATATTCTATACTTTAATGGGTTATTATATGTCCTTAATGCTTATGGAGATATTATGGTGTGGGATCTCAATGAGCTTCCTCTTAATAAGGCAAAAGAGGTTGATCCTCCATTTGGGGCAACATCTCTTACAAGACCTCAACCCTATGGGAATTGGTTTATTTGGAAAAGGTATTTGGCAGAGTCCTCAGGGGATCTATTGCAAGTTCTTCTTTGGTTTAGAGAaagggatggaaagagaaaTGTTTATACATCAGCTTCATGTGGTATTTACAGGCTTGATTTGAGTACAAAGACTTGGATTGAAGTGGAAAGTTTAGGTGATTCTGTATTGTTCTTGGGTCGTAATTCCGCGATTTCTTTATCAACTCGCAATTTTCCTGAGTGTAGAGAGAATTCTATCTATTTTGCTGAACATTTCTGGAAGGGATGGTTGGAAGATGATCCTAATGTGGATCAGCAGAATCTGGGTTTTTTTAGCCTTGAAGAGAGGAGATTTGTGAAGTACTACTATTATGCTTTGAAGAGGATCAAGCCACCTCTAATATGGGTAGTGCCCAATTTTATGTAGAAGTTGTTTGTTCAATAATTTGGTTGCTAATAAACAAGATGAAatgctgcttcttttttttttttccttgaagaaAATAATATCCTTTtggtggcttttttttttttttggtaattataAGTTTTCTACTGTTTTTCCCCTTGTTGTTTACATTATTTTTAGGACAGTTTTCCTATCTATACCGGTAGTCGAATGATGGGATAGCCCAAATGtaactccctctctctcttcccttttgccTGGGATCGTGATGTGATTCTTTTCACTGTGGTAGGGTGTCTGGTTTGGTTCGGCGTAGTTTCGGTCTAGGTTAAATCAGTTTCGGTGTGTCGATGGTGAAtttcaaaccgaaccaataaggaaatttcagtttcagtttggttttgattttggttttggtttcgtttggtttcatttaatttggttttttgTATCGATTTGTAGTTGGATTTGTTTCGGTTTTTTGACCATCTAGGTTTGATTTTTCatacaaattatttttttaacgaATTTTAGGCTATTTTCGGTTTCTTACTagtttgattcgattttggtccTGTTTTTGAATCAATTTCCCTTTGGTTTCGGGTCCAATCTGTTTCTGGTGCGGTTCTGGTTGATAAGGGGGTTACAATATGCCAAACTGAAACCGATCCAATAAGCATTCGGTTCAGTTTGGCCCCATTTCAATCAGCTCGGTCTAGGctggttttaccggttcgatttagATGTTGACACCCCCTTAGGAAAACTTCATCcctattttatctttatttagTTTAGATAAGGAGAAGATTTAACTAAactaaataaagataaaaacaaTAGTGGGAATCATATTATTATGAAGGATTGAAAGAATAGGCATTTGATTATTAATGGGAAGATTtctagccaaaaaaagaaaaaaaaaattattaatgggAAGAAATTGTCCAGATGTGCAAATAAGGAAGTAGCATTCTTCTTCCTTAAAACGATAAAACAGAAACCACAACTAGAGAACTCTTTCAAGTATCTCTAACTCACTCAATATGAATAAATCCTAACACTCAGACCTCTTGAATATAAAACCTAGCATATCAAACCATTAACCAACGAAATAattatggaattgattaaaAATTCATAATCGCAagtcatttccattttttggaaGAGTTCATAATTGCATAAAAACAGAGATAAAGTAGTGGTTGCAACTCGTGGAGGCGTTTTCTTGGTCGGCATGATTTTATAAAATCAAAtgttttagggaaaattacaccACCCTCTCTTGTAGCTTGCTGAAATTAAATGTGGATCCAAAGGTTTGAAAGAATTATATATGATAAGTTTGAGAATTGCTTAAACTTAATTAACATTTTCCACCTTTGAATATAACCCTTGGGAGGgttattggagaagatgaagatttttaactatatttttgtttgttggaggagaattcaagccaataTGGAAATTTGTtatgtttgtcttgaattctcgACCTGTTTCGAAGATTGATCCgctttgacatattttggtggcgacctgaatgaaattttttttttctgaggtcTATGATGATAGCAAAGAGTTTGAGCCGATAAAGCCCAACActaatctcgtatgggggtgcgggggtgtAGCTCCCATTGTGTGATACAACCAGATCGAcctgacttggaggagtatatttATGTATTATCGTCTTGTTGAACAAGCATTGTGAAATTTGGAGGTTtttcattttagggttttctgggCGAGTTGTCTTGCCACAATTTGGGTATTCTAGAGAGAGATCTCTATtgtaacttttctttcaatatggtgaatcattttcttcttcacccgaggatgtagcacaccacatcggtgtgtgaacctcgctAAATCTCTGAGTCTTATGTAACTCGTTGTCTCTTTTTCTTCATATCTGTTGGAGTTTGTTCAAACAAAACTTTAGTGGAGTTGAACAGTCACGTCCTTAGTGTTTTGTAGATCATAAGGGTGTTTGAGAGGAATGAATGGATGAGGGAAGAATTTTCTTTGGATCGCACCATACCAACAGAATTGAGCTATCTCCTTCTTAGTAGAAAGGTTCAAGCTTATAAAATATGATATGGGATTAGTTTAAACTGAATGGTCAGAATTtatctaaaaccctaaataatTAGAATCGGactgaagtaaaaaaaaaaaaaaaaaaaaaaattcaaaatttgtgatattttgttgttttttatgCAATATGATTTTTCTATGTAATTTGATGCACTTTTATACATTTGTAATATTTTAATCATTCTCCTTATGTatgaattttcattttatgattagcatttaattaatttttatattatcatGTGTTGCTATTATACCAATACGTTACACATACACACGTATATCCACCTTAACTTAAAATAGCCAAACCAAAAAAACTTGGTTTGGATAAAACATTTGTTAGGATAAAACATTTTTCGGCCCAATTTCAATTAGGTCTTACTTATGACTTAGCATGAACTTAGCAAGTAGGGTTACACATGTCTAGATAAAAGGTGACCGACCTTCAGGTCAAGCAAGACGGGTGCATAACACTTTCCCACTTCGTAAATTGACACCCATCTAGAGATTTGGATGGACCATTCTTTAGGGAAAGATGCACATTTTTTAGTCCTAGTTCCATCATCCCTTGGTGGTGACTCCTAATTTTGGTATGTGATGTGCATTCCTGCAATATTGAAAAGTGTATCATAACCCGATATATTTTGATGCGTATAACCACATGGGTCCCCCaaacttcaatttttttgggACAGATGTGACATTTTCATCCCACATCTCTACCGATATAGTTTTGTAGGATTAACGTAAATGTTTCTCCTGCATTTTCAACTTTTAGATGGTTTCTCgacctaagaattttttttattaaggaaACTATTTGTAAACTTATGTTCTTCTAGGTATGATTCTGTCGTTCACATTGACGAGGGAATCTTTTATTTATACACCGTTACCGTTATTTGAAGAACTAAGTTCTCAAGCAGTGCCTGTAATCATATCATTTATGTGGTAGATTGGGAAATGAATCAATAAGGAGCTattgaattaaatttttttatctacTATCCTACTGAGTGCCTTTGTTGGCCAATAATCAGTCTACTAAGTACTAGTAGGACCAATGTCCACCTACTAGGCTACTACTATACACAATCACCTACTCACACATGCATATGACAAGGTTCAATCCCACACCCTCCTCTCTACGATGGCTTTGACTTACTCCTACTTTTGGCTTGGATTTCCACCACATGTCGATCACCCATTGTTGAGCTGATTTTATGCATATATTAAAtctattgatttatttttttatgattcatTTTCTTTAAATCATTGATGATTCAATTGAAAAatccttattttcttctttcatggTCTCTTGACATGTAATTGGACAGACTTGCAGTAATAATATAAAGTGTTTTCCTTTCATCAACTCTTGGCATGTAATTGGATGATCCTCAAAACATGAATCATTTGTAACGTCTTCTAGAGAAGATTTTGTCTTTCACAATAATTGGAGAATTTTCCATTTATACACTATTTCCATTATTTACAGATTTAAATTCTTTAATAGTATCTTTAGTCATATCTTTAATAAGGCAAAAGGGTTGTCCCTCCAATAGAGGGGAAGTCTCTTAGAAGGCCCAGCCTAGAGGGGTTTAGTGTGAACGAGGGCAAGAGGGTGACtgtcacaggtgggtcacatATCAAGATATTGTTCGCTTTGGTAGGTAGATATGCTTATATATGTATAACACTATAATGTGACTCATGCGCAAGCAATGTGGGGCTAATCCGTGGTtagagggagggagagggagaaagaga
This genomic stretch from Macadamia integrifolia cultivar HAES 741 chromosome 2, SCU_Mint_v3, whole genome shotgun sequence harbors:
- the LOC122090859 gene encoding F-box protein At2g26160-like yields the protein MAAFKVDWSELPKELLGSILQRLPIVDNIRFGAVCTSWNSVSSDKSYRPLAPQLPWMMLPYKVGQEGKETRKFLNLAHKKIYQMKLPKEIRHSRCVGSSFGWLVILDAFCCVLLMNPFSGAIIHLPPTETLPDVLGVHVSESSGEIDHYMIRRYGPNRECSISPGRLRVGLMSKAIVTADPLVDSNYMVIAIGFSGLVFCKAGADSWTQLDRTMISSKGSCEDILYFNGLLYVLNAYGDIMVWDLNELPLNKAKEVDPPFGATSLTRPQPYGNWFIWKRYLAESSGDLLQVLLWFRERDGKRNVYTSASCGIYRLDLSTKTWIEVESLGDSVLFLGRNSAISLSTRNFPECRENSIYFAEHFWKGWLEDDPNVDQQNLGFFSLEERRFVKYYYYALKRIKPPLIWVVPNFM